In bacterium, a genomic segment contains:
- a CDS encoding MMPL family transporter, with product MLNRVSSLARFLTEISVQRPLVTVGLGLVVTMGLAVQAAQLSSEVGYAAYFGPDDPAVHRLSDFFEEFDSGLHVLVVFGCPGSTICSSVRDRGALEFIGKLQRDLDALPNVRRTQSVLNAPIVVGPLETRTISARGGAGDYSLSPDWERLAEQSLGEPFLANVVVSGDGKTAGIIVEFQSLDSQPVRELVHAILDLVPHYEEELGSEIFVAGDPVWTVVADDDLDADSINLTLLMFVLIVAVLWGFFRDVWLTILPVLAVGGLTVAIHGVIALLSIPMTTILAALPPVLVVIAITAAIHLLTGFLRHPDLEPGAALVQAAEQVGPGCLWAAVTTAAGFGSFVLSDLASFRQFGLAAAIGFILAFLGTFTLLPALLCLMPPRTRGPDRARLGVVREMLSAAVGAVSSRPTFVLVTGMAVFIGLAAGIPRLYYEVDFGDQSLVLRSVRFMEANFRKPMSTELVVTIPEGKRIYDEESLQLLERIERYFDSEPSSGIAWSFLDFLEEAYRIDHGSRARSFDHLVEAAPAEMPIVASYHGLSGFWSESAAEGANGDKVYRDRARVSVHRSWLNGEEQIPYVDRLQSFIAKVNQDVQPEGYRVELHGGLELAALAERRIRDTQWRSFATAFVVVGLTLWALLWSSPALAALGTVVNVLPVIALLGLMGWAGIAVDPANTMVAAVLLAIAVDDTIHVALRYQRARREGATRLSSITTTLTTVGEAVVITSICLALGFAVLMFSRWGGLVSFGLLASLGIVFALLADLLLLPAALLLRRGSEAQE from the coding sequence TCGGATGCCCAGGTAGCACCATCTGCTCTTCGGTGCGGGATCGAGGGGCGCTGGAGTTCATCGGGAAGCTGCAACGGGACCTCGATGCCCTGCCGAACGTGCGCCGGACGCAGAGCGTTCTCAACGCGCCGATCGTAGTCGGCCCACTCGAGACCCGGACGATTTCGGCTCGGGGTGGGGCAGGGGACTACTCGCTCTCTCCGGACTGGGAGCGCCTGGCCGAGCAGTCGCTGGGAGAGCCTTTCCTCGCGAACGTGGTTGTTTCGGGGGACGGGAAGACCGCAGGGATCATCGTCGAGTTTCAATCGCTCGATAGTCAGCCGGTTCGTGAGCTCGTGCATGCGATCCTCGATCTTGTCCCGCACTACGAAGAGGAACTCGGAAGCGAGATCTTCGTCGCGGGAGACCCTGTCTGGACGGTTGTCGCAGACGACGATCTGGACGCCGATTCGATCAACCTGACGCTACTCATGTTCGTGCTGATCGTCGCGGTTCTCTGGGGTTTCTTTCGAGACGTCTGGCTCACGATCCTTCCCGTGCTCGCCGTCGGAGGGCTCACCGTCGCGATTCACGGGGTCATTGCGCTGCTTTCGATTCCGATGACCACGATCCTCGCAGCCCTACCGCCGGTTCTCGTGGTCATCGCGATCACTGCCGCAATTCACCTCCTCACCGGCTTCCTGCGTCATCCCGATCTCGAGCCTGGCGCCGCTCTGGTTCAGGCTGCCGAGCAGGTCGGCCCGGGCTGCCTCTGGGCCGCCGTCACGACGGCTGCGGGCTTTGGCTCGTTTGTCTTGAGTGATCTGGCGAGCTTCAGGCAGTTCGGTCTTGCTGCAGCCATCGGCTTCATCCTCGCCTTCCTCGGCACATTCACGCTGCTGCCCGCGCTCCTCTGCCTGATGCCTCCGCGCACGCGTGGCCCGGACCGGGCCCGGCTCGGCGTCGTGCGGGAGATGCTGAGCGCCGCAGTGGGTGCGGTGTCGAGCAGGCCCACGTTCGTTCTCGTCACCGGAATGGCCGTGTTCATCGGCCTGGCCGCGGGAATCCCGCGGCTCTACTACGAGGTGGACTTCGGTGACCAGTCGCTGGTTCTGCGCTCCGTCCGCTTCATGGAGGCCAACTTCAGGAAGCCGATGTCGACGGAACTCGTGGTTACGATCCCAGAGGGGAAGCGGATCTATGATGAGGAGAGCCTCCAACTCCTCGAACGCATCGAGCGCTATTTCGACAGCGAGCCGAGCAGCGGAATCGCTTGGAGCTTCCTCGACTTCCTCGAAGAGGCCTACCGGATCGACCACGGAAGCCGGGCTCGCTCCTTCGACCACCTCGTCGAGGCAGCGCCAGCGGAGATGCCGATCGTTGCGTCCTACCACGGCCTCTCCGGCTTCTGGAGCGAGTCCGCGGCCGAGGGCGCCAATGGCGACAAGGTCTACCGGGATCGCGCGCGCGTTTCGGTCCACCGAAGCTGGCTCAACGGCGAAGAACAAATCCCGTACGTCGATCGCCTCCAGAGTTTCATCGCGAAGGTGAATCAAGACGTACAACCCGAGGGCTACCGGGTCGAGTTGCACGGAGGGCTCGAGTTGGCCGCGCTTGCAGAGCGCCGGATTCGAGATACCCAGTGGCGAAGCTTCGCGACGGCCTTCGTTGTCGTCGGTCTGACTCTGTGGGCGCTCTTGTGGTCTTCACCAGCCCTTGCAGCGCTGGGAACCGTCGTGAATGTGCTCCCCGTGATCGCGCTCCTCGGCTTGATGGGCTGGGCCGGGATTGCCGTGGATCCCGCAAACACCATGGTCGCGGCCGTCCTCCTGGCGATCGCCGTGGATGACACGATTCACGTAGCTCTTCGCTACCAGCGCGCCCGCCGCGAAGGCGCCACGCGTCTGTCCTCAATCACCACGACCCTCACGACTGTCGGCGAAGCCGTCGTGATCACCAGCATCTGTCTTGCGCTGGGCTTTGCGGTTCTGATGTTCTCCCGTTGGGGAGGCCTCGTCTCGTTCGGCCTCCTCGCCAGCCTCGGCATCGTCTTTGCGTTGCTTGCCGACCTGCTTCTCCTGCCCGCCGCTTTGCTCCTCCGTCGGGGTTCGGAGGCGCAGGAATGA